The Vescimonas coprocola genome includes a window with the following:
- the frr gene encoding ribosome recycling factor, whose product MLKEHYKVYEEKMKKSVEAVERDFGAVRAGRANASVLNRIQVDYYGTPTPIQQIAAVASPDPRTLLITPWDASALKGIEKAIQESDLGINPQNDGKSIRLAFPQLTEERRKELVKQIRKYNEGGKVAIRNIRRDALEAFKKMQKASEITEDELKLAEKDLQKMTDDHCKELDKLLDTKEKELMSV is encoded by the coding sequence ATGCTGAAGGAACACTACAAGGTATACGAGGAAAAGATGAAGAAGAGCGTGGAGGCGGTGGAGCGTGACTTCGGAGCCGTGCGGGCCGGACGGGCCAACGCATCCGTCCTCAACCGCATTCAGGTGGACTACTACGGCACCCCCACCCCCATCCAGCAGATCGCTGCGGTGGCGTCCCCCGATCCCCGGACGCTGCTCATCACCCCTTGGGACGCCTCGGCCCTGAAGGGCATCGAGAAGGCCATTCAGGAGTCCGATCTGGGCATCAATCCCCAGAATGACGGCAAGTCCATCCGGCTGGCCTTCCCCCAGCTGACGGAGGAGCGCCGCAAGGAGCTGGTCAAGCAGATCCGCAAGTACAACGAGGGCGGCAAGGTGGCCATCCGCAACATCCGCCGGGATGCGCTGGAGGCGTTCAAGAAGATGCAGAAGGCCTCCGAGATCACCGAGGACGAACTGAAGCTGGCTGAGAAGGACCTGCAGAAGATGACCGACGACCACTGCAAGGAGCTGGATAAGCTGCTGGATACCAAAGAAAAGGAACTCATGTCTGTCTGA
- a CDS encoding isoprenyl transferase, with amino-acid sequence MGLFSKKKHHTAGQVDENRLPRHIAVIMDGNGRWAKRRGLPRTAGHKVGAEVFRKIATYCKELGVEYLTVYAFSTENWKRPADEVNTIMGLLKQYMLEAIDSMERDQIRLRFLGDLSALSPELQELARRTNEISSHIQGFQANVCLNYGGRDELLRAARHFAADCVEGRCRPEELDEERFSGYLFTDGLPDPELIIRTSGEERLSGFLLWQCAYSELYFCDTLWPDFGPEDMDRAIVAYQQRDRRFGGVK; translated from the coding sequence ATGGGCCTGTTTTCCAAAAAGAAGCATCATACGGCGGGGCAGGTGGATGAAAACCGCCTTCCCCGCCATATCGCTGTTATCATGGACGGCAACGGGAGATGGGCCAAGCGTCGGGGCCTGCCCCGCACCGCCGGACATAAGGTGGGGGCGGAGGTGTTCCGCAAGATCGCTACCTACTGCAAGGAGCTGGGAGTGGAGTACCTGACGGTATACGCATTCTCCACGGAGAACTGGAAGCGCCCGGCGGACGAGGTCAACACCATCATGGGCCTTCTGAAGCAGTATATGCTGGAGGCCATCGACTCCATGGAGCGGGATCAGATCCGGCTGCGGTTTCTGGGGGACCTGAGCGCCCTTTCGCCGGAGCTGCAGGAGCTGGCCCGGCGCACCAACGAGATATCCTCCCACATTCAGGGCTTTCAGGCCAACGTCTGCCTGAACTACGGCGGTCGGGATGAGCTGCTGCGGGCGGCCCGGCACTTTGCCGCCGACTGTGTGGAGGGCCGCTGCCGCCCGGAGGAGCTGGATGAGGAGCGATTCTCCGGCTACCTGTTTACGGACGGTCTCCCGGATCCGGAGCTTATCATCCGCACCAGCGGAGAGGAGCGGCTGTCGGGTTTTCTGCTGTGGCAGTGCGCCTATTCGGAGCTGTATTTCTGCGATACCCTGTGGCCGGACTTCGGGCCGGAGGATATGGACCGGGCTATTGTGGCGTATCAGCAGCGTGACCGCCGGTTCGGCGGGGTAAAATAA
- a CDS encoding HAD family hydrolase has translation MHIFDMDGTLIDSNGIWREVDEAFLAKRGFPYTKEYYQGVAHTIFPLAAEFTKRYCHLEESVEDIMAEWMEMAGDAYATRVQVKPGVREYLDQCRRRGQRMMVLTSSVPAHCRAALGHLGLMPYFEEILFAHDLKIEKKDPEIFRVAARRMGVEPAECVVYDDSVAACRGAKAAGMHTVGVYDQFFHVSWEEMTRVCDRTIRSFTELLED, from the coding sequence ATGCATATTTTTGACATGGACGGGACCCTGATCGATTCCAACGGCATCTGGCGGGAGGTGGATGAGGCCTTTCTGGCCAAGCGTGGCTTTCCCTACACCAAGGAGTACTATCAGGGGGTGGCGCACACCATTTTCCCGCTGGCGGCGGAGTTCACCAAGCGCTACTGCCATCTGGAGGAGTCTGTGGAGGATATCATGGCAGAGTGGATGGAGATGGCCGGGGACGCCTACGCCACACGGGTACAGGTGAAGCCCGGCGTGCGGGAGTATCTGGATCAGTGCCGCCGCCGGGGGCAGCGGATGATGGTGCTGACCTCCAGTGTTCCGGCCCACTGCCGGGCGGCACTGGGGCATCTGGGACTGATGCCATATTTTGAGGAGATCTTGTTTGCCCACGATCTGAAGATCGAGAAGAAGGACCCGGAGATCTTCCGGGTAGCGGCCCGACGCATGGGCGTGGAGCCGGCGGAGTGCGTGGTGTACGACGACTCTGTGGCGGCCTGCCGTGGGGCCAAGGCGGCCGGGATGCACACGGTGGGGGTCTACGATCAGTTCTTTCACGTCTCGTGGGAGGAGATGACACGGGTGTGCGATCGGACCATCCGGAGCTTCACAGAGCTGCTGGAGGATTGA
- a CDS encoding phosphatidate cytidylyltransferase, whose product MKQRIIVAVIGIPLLLAILCVAPDWATAALLAALSVVGTHELLAAVCGPEKTRRWTALPAVMGILVVLHFYGAGHGWQLPLGIVDGLLLVGVIALPAAGVLSYGKPHALTLLDVCVMALAGLAIPASFSCLLLLRLLPYGGGLVLVPLVAAFCSDSAALFTGMACGKHKLSPLVSPHKTVEGAVGGLVGGMLGMVIFRIIFYLCTLQPLHIGGCILMGLVGALMGQLGDLSFSAIKRQYGIKDYGRLLPGHGGVLDRFDSVLFAAPVLWLMTCWVIGL is encoded by the coding sequence ATGAAACAGAGAATTATCGTGGCGGTGATCGGCATCCCGCTGCTGCTGGCCATCCTGTGCGTGGCACCGGACTGGGCCACGGCGGCGCTGTTGGCGGCGCTGAGCGTGGTGGGTACCCATGAGCTGCTGGCGGCTGTGTGCGGGCCGGAAAAGACCCGGCGCTGGACGGCGCTGCCGGCGGTGATGGGCATATTAGTGGTGCTGCATTTTTACGGTGCGGGCCATGGGTGGCAGCTGCCGCTGGGCATCGTGGACGGGCTGCTGCTGGTGGGCGTGATAGCGCTGCCGGCGGCGGGCGTGCTGTCCTACGGCAAGCCCCACGCCCTGACCCTGCTGGATGTGTGCGTCATGGCGCTGGCGGGGCTGGCCATCCCGGCCTCCTTCAGCTGCCTGCTGCTGCTGCGGCTGCTGCCCTACGGCGGCGGACTGGTGCTGGTGCCGCTGGTGGCGGCCTTCTGCAGTGACTCGGCGGCCCTGTTCACCGGCATGGCCTGCGGCAAGCACAAGCTGTCGCCGCTGGTAAGCCCCCACAAGACTGTGGAGGGCGCCGTGGGCGGCCTTGTCGGCGGTATGCTGGGCATGGTGATCTTCCGGATCATCTTTTACCTCTGTACCCTGCAGCCCCTGCACATCGGCGGCTGCATCCTCATGGGTCTGGTGGGCGCCCTCATGGGCCAGCTGGGCGACCTGAGCTTCTCGGCCATCAAGCGCCAGTACGGCATCAAGGACTATGGGCGGCTGCTGCCGGGTCACGGCGGCGTGCTGGACCGGTTCGACAGCGTGCTGTTCGCTGCACCGGTGCTGTGGCTCATGACCTGCTGGGTCATTGGCCTGTAA
- a CDS encoding dTMP kinase, translated as MQGKLIVFEGTDGSGKATQSELLCQELTRRGIPYRKLTFPRYQEESSALVRLYLGGAFGQKPGDVNAYAAAAFYSVDRYASYKQDWGSYYEQGGLLIADRYTTSNAVHQTSKLPPEQQRPFVDWLFDFEYQKLGLPAPDRVLYLDLPTELSEQMMRRREAATHTHADIHEQDEAYLRSCRESAARVVDWCGWQRIRCDRDGRIRSIQDIHQEVLERVADLLP; from the coding sequence ATGCAGGGAAAGCTCATCGTATTTGAGGGGACCGACGGTTCCGGCAAGGCTACGCAGTCGGAGCTGCTGTGCCAGGAGCTGACCCGACGGGGCATCCCCTACCGCAAGCTGACCTTTCCCCGGTATCAGGAGGAATCCTCGGCACTGGTACGGCTGTATCTGGGCGGGGCCTTCGGCCAGAAGCCCGGCGATGTCAATGCCTATGCCGCTGCGGCCTTCTACTCCGTGGACCGCTACGCCTCCTACAAGCAGGACTGGGGCAGCTACTATGAGCAGGGCGGTCTGCTCATCGCCGACCGCTATACCACCTCCAACGCCGTTCACCAGACCTCCAAGCTTCCGCCGGAGCAGCAGCGGCCCTTTGTGGACTGGCTCTTTGACTTCGAGTATCAGAAGCTGGGCCTGCCGGCTCCGGATCGAGTGCTGTACCTGGATCTCCCCACGGAGCTGTCCGAGCAGATGATGCGCCGCAGGGAGGCGGCTACCCATACCCACGCCGACATTCACGAGCAGGATGAAGCTTATCTCCGCTCCTGCCGGGAGAGCGCCGCCCGTGTGGTGGACTGGTGCGGCTGGCAGCGCATCCGCTGCGACCGGGACGGCCGGATCCGCAGTATTCAGGACATCCATCAGGAGGTTCTGGAGCGTGTGGCGGATCTGCTGCCGTAA
- a CDS encoding M50 family metallopeptidase: protein MIYIIAAILIFGVLIAVHELGHFLAAKACGVRVNEFSIGMGPTILHKTKGDTTYSLRLLPIGGFCAMEGEEEDSNDPTALNNQSFWKKLIIFAAGAFMNFLTGLIIIVVLYAGAKAFYVPVITDFADGCPLQSESGLQVGDRLVSIDGERVYVYSDVSLLLGRNKTGVFDLKVKRDGQTVTLKDFPMERAEYTDQQGQTYTGFGLMFGAEEATVGTRLQYSWNNAVDFVRIVRLSLQMLVTGEAGLKDVSGPVGIVSTITDVGEQAESASAAVENIAYLAALVAVNLAVMNLLPLPALDGGKIFFLVVNALCMLTIRKKIPAKFESYVHLAGFALLMLLMLVITFQDVWKLFQ from the coding sequence ATGATCTATATTATTGCTGCGATCCTGATTTTCGGCGTACTCATCGCCGTACACGAGCTGGGCCATTTTCTGGCGGCCAAGGCCTGCGGAGTGCGGGTCAACGAATTTTCCATCGGTATGGGCCCCACCATCCTGCACAAGACCAAGGGGGATACCACCTACTCTCTGCGGCTGCTGCCCATCGGCGGCTTCTGTGCCATGGAGGGCGAGGAGGAGGACTCCAACGACCCTACGGCCCTGAATAACCAGAGCTTCTGGAAAAAACTCATCATTTTTGCCGCCGGGGCCTTTATGAACTTCCTGACGGGCCTGATTATCATCGTCGTCCTGTACGCCGGGGCCAAGGCATTTTACGTCCCGGTCATCACGGACTTTGCCGACGGCTGCCCCCTCCAGAGCGAGAGCGGTCTGCAGGTGGGGGACCGTCTGGTGAGCATCGACGGTGAGCGGGTGTATGTTTACAGTGACGTGAGCCTGCTGCTGGGCCGCAACAAGACCGGTGTATTCGACCTGAAGGTCAAGCGTGACGGTCAGACCGTGACCCTGAAGGACTTCCCCATGGAGCGGGCGGAGTACACCGACCAGCAGGGCCAGACCTACACGGGCTTCGGCCTGATGTTCGGGGCGGAGGAGGCCACAGTGGGAACACGTCTCCAGTACAGCTGGAACAACGCCGTGGACTTCGTGCGGATCGTGCGCCTGTCCCTGCAGATGCTGGTGACCGGTGAGGCGGGCCTCAAGGACGTCAGCGGCCCGGTGGGCATCGTCTCCACCATCACGGACGTGGGCGAACAGGCGGAGAGCGCCTCGGCGGCGGTGGAGAACATCGCCTATCTGGCGGCGCTGGTGGCGGTGAATCTGGCGGTGATGAACCTGCTGCCCCTGCCGGCGCTGGACGGAGGAAAGATCTTCTTTCTGGTGGTCAACGCCCTGTGTATGCTGACCATCCGCAAGAAAATTCCGGCAAAATTCGAGAGCTACGTCCATCTGGCCGGCTTCGCACTGCTGATGCTGCTGATGCTGGTCATCACCTTTCAGGACGTGTGGAAGCTGTTTCAGTAA
- a CDS encoding MBL fold metallo-hydrolase, producing the protein MELLHIHKDTWAAVGATALIPFYRLTDTDIVLLDTGIAASDREGLTALLEEHGLRPKGILCSHAHYDHVGNAAYLRRRYGCPIAMPMIEAAICADATAFRANYETLTYGTIQSMFPEECFLSDVLISPDIDHLDFCGVRFGLLPLPGHSAGQMGFITPDGTAYLADCLLGPEQLQRFKLPTIMHIARDLTVMESLRSLRCPVYVLAHKTSVTELGPVIDANIAAIHDKGRRLLSCLTDGMTADQWLYAYCRQEGIHTHDPFRISVTQRNFLHLSNWLVDEGRVALHHDLCVSRYSKV; encoded by the coding sequence ATGGAGCTGCTGCACATACATAAAGATACATGGGCCGCCGTGGGAGCCACGGCCCTGATCCCCTTTTACCGCCTGACGGATACGGACATTGTCCTGCTGGACACCGGCATCGCCGCCTCTGACCGGGAGGGTCTTACCGCCCTGCTGGAGGAGCACGGTCTGCGCCCCAAGGGGATCCTCTGCTCCCACGCTCACTACGACCATGTGGGCAACGCCGCTTATCTCCGCCGGCGCTACGGCTGCCCTATCGCTATGCCCATGATCGAGGCCGCCATCTGCGCCGATGCCACCGCCTTCCGGGCCAACTACGAGACCCTCACCTACGGCACCATCCAGTCCATGTTTCCGGAGGAGTGCTTCCTGTCGGACGTTCTCATCTCTCCGGATATCGATCATCTGGACTTTTGCGGCGTCCGTTTCGGCCTGCTGCCCCTGCCGGGCCACTCTGCCGGGCAGATGGGCTTCATCACCCCCGACGGCACTGCCTATCTGGCAGACTGCCTGTTGGGGCCGGAGCAGTTGCAGCGCTTCAAGCTGCCCACCATCATGCACATTGCCCGTGATCTGACGGTGATGGAGTCTCTCCGCAGTCTCCGCTGCCCGGTCTATGTGCTGGCCCATAAGACCAGCGTCACAGAGCTTGGTCCCGTCATCGATGCCAACATCGCCGCCATCCACGATAAGGGGCGGCGGCTGCTGAGCTGTCTCACCGACGGCATGACCGCCGACCAGTGGCTCTATGCCTACTGCCGTCAGGAGGGCATCCACACTCATGATCCCTTCCGCATCAGCGTCACCCAGCGCAATTTCCTGCATCTGTCCAACTGGCTGGTGGACGAGGGCCGGGTGGCTCTGCACCATGACCTCTGCGTGAGCCGTTACAGTAAGGTGTGA
- the pyrH gene encoding UMP kinase, with amino-acid sequence MDEPKYKRVLLKISGEALAGEKHFGLDFQVLGQVADVIKECVNMGVQIGVVIGGGNFWRGVKNGEGHIERTRADHMGMLATAMNCMALADVLEQKGVDVRLQTALEIREVAEPYIRARAVRHLEKGRVVLFGCGVGCPFFSTDTAAVLRAAEINADVILLAKNIDGVYDCDPAKNADAVKFDAITYDEVLKRHLAVMDSTATSLSMDNHIPVLVFALKDPYNIVRVLRGEKIGTIVKEA; translated from the coding sequence ATGGACGAACCGAAGTATAAACGGGTGCTGCTGAAGATCAGCGGCGAGGCACTGGCGGGCGAGAAGCACTTCGGCCTGGACTTTCAGGTGCTGGGTCAGGTGGCGGACGTCATCAAGGAGTGCGTGAACATGGGCGTGCAGATCGGCGTTGTCATCGGCGGCGGCAACTTCTGGCGGGGCGTGAAGAACGGCGAGGGTCACATCGAGCGCACCCGTGCCGACCACATGGGGATGCTGGCCACGGCCATGAACTGCATGGCGCTGGCGGACGTGCTGGAGCAGAAGGGCGTGGACGTCCGGCTCCAGACGGCACTGGAGATCCGTGAGGTGGCGGAGCCCTATATCCGGGCCAGAGCCGTCCGGCATCTGGAAAAGGGCCGGGTGGTGCTGTTTGGCTGCGGTGTGGGATGCCCCTTCTTCTCCACCGATACGGCGGCGGTGCTGCGGGCGGCGGAGATCAACGCCGACGTGATCCTGCTGGCCAAGAACATCGACGGCGTGTACGACTGCGACCCGGCCAAGAACGCCGACGCCGTGAAATTCGACGCCATCACCTATGACGAGGTGCTCAAGCGTCATCTGGCGGTGATGGATTCCACCGCCACCAGCCTGTCCATGGACAACCACATCCCGGTGCTGGTGTTTGCACTGAAAGACCCGTATAATATCGTGCGTGTGCTGCGGGGCGAAAAAATCGGAACGATCGTGAAGGAGGCATAA
- the ispG gene encoding flavodoxin-dependent (E)-4-hydroxy-3-methylbut-2-enyl-diphosphate synthase produces MSKQIHVGSVPVGGGADIAIQSMCNTRTEDVAATVAQILRLEEAGCDIIRVAVPDMAAAQAVGRIRRAIHIPLVADIHFDYRLALECVRQGIDKIRINPGNIGSQEKVRAVADACRSEGIPIRIGVNGGSLERELLQKYGGVTPEALVESAMGHVRLLNDCNFDDICISVKCSRVPVNMAAYQLLHRQTDYPLHLGVTEAGTPRMGVLKSAIGIGGLLCQGIGDTIRVSLTADPVEEVCAAKDILSAAGLRQTGPNLISCPTCGRTKYDMIPIAREVERRLAGCTKPITVAVMGCVVNGPGEARAADVGIAGGDGEGLVFRKGEILYKVPQDKLVDALMDEIDRL; encoded by the coding sequence ATGAGCAAGCAAATTCATGTGGGCAGCGTCCCGGTGGGCGGCGGGGCGGACATCGCCATCCAGTCCATGTGCAACACCCGGACGGAGGATGTGGCCGCCACCGTGGCCCAGATCCTCCGGCTGGAGGAGGCGGGGTGCGATATCATCCGGGTGGCGGTGCCGGATATGGCGGCGGCGCAGGCCGTAGGGCGTATCCGCCGGGCCATCCACATCCCGCTGGTGGCGGATATCCACTTCGATTACCGGCTGGCGCTGGAGTGCGTGCGGCAGGGCATCGATAAGATCCGCATCAACCCCGGCAACATCGGCTCACAGGAGAAGGTGCGGGCCGTGGCGGACGCCTGCCGCAGCGAGGGTATCCCCATCCGCATCGGCGTCAACGGCGGCTCACTGGAGCGGGAACTGCTGCAAAAATACGGCGGCGTCACCCCGGAGGCGCTGGTGGAGAGTGCCATGGGCCATGTCCGCCTGCTGAACGACTGCAATTTCGACGACATCTGCATCTCCGTGAAGTGCTCCCGTGTGCCGGTGAACATGGCGGCCTATCAGCTGCTGCACCGGCAGACGGACTACCCCCTGCATTTAGGGGTCACGGAGGCGGGCACGCCCCGGATGGGAGTGCTGAAATCCGCCATCGGCATCGGCGGCCTGCTGTGTCAGGGCATCGGCGACACCATTCGGGTGAGCCTCACCGCCGACCCGGTGGAGGAGGTGTGTGCGGCCAAGGATATCCTCTCTGCCGCCGGACTGCGGCAGACGGGGCCGAACCTCATCTCCTGCCCCACCTGCGGCCGCACAAAATATGACATGATCCCCATTGCACGGGAGGTAGAGCGCCGGTTGGCGGGCTGCACCAAGCCCATCACCGTGGCGGTGATGGGTTGCGTGGTCAACGGACCGGGGGAGGCCCGTGCGGCGGACGTGGGCATCGCCGGCGGCGACGGCGAGGGTCTGGTGTTCCGTAAGGGGGAGATCCTTTACAAGGTGCCGCAGGACAAGCTGGTGGACGCCTTGATGGACGAAATCGACCGACTATGA
- a CDS encoding 1-deoxy-D-xylulose-5-phosphate reductoisomerase yields the protein MTKTVAVLGSTGSIGRQTLQVVQELGLTVAALTANRQVDLLEQQARQFHPKLAVLYDRAAAGELRLRLSDTDIRVAAGPEGLLEAATLPEADTVVTAVMGSVGLEPTLAAIREKKRIALANKETLVCAGELVMAEAERCGAEIVPVDSEHSAIFQSLQGCRDRREVKRLLLTCSGGPFFGLSHEELEHKTPADALKHPNWSMGAKITIDSATLMNKGLEIIEAMRLYRLPVEQVEAVIHRQSIVHSLVEYRDGAMIAQLGTADMKLPIRYAFTWPYRAETPDRTLDLLSCGPLTFQAPDTEAFPCLALARQCARTGGTACAIMNGANEEAVGLFLRQEIGFNDIARRVEDALCRVEVKYTPSLEDILEADRLARAAVLNR from the coding sequence ATGACAAAGACTGTTGCGGTCTTGGGCTCCACCGGTTCCATCGGGCGGCAGACGCTGCAGGTGGTGCAGGAGCTGGGACTGACGGTGGCGGCGCTGACGGCCAACCGCCAGGTGGATCTGCTGGAGCAGCAGGCTCGCCAGTTCCATCCGAAGCTGGCGGTGCTGTATGACCGAGCGGCGGCGGGAGAGCTGCGGCTGCGGCTGTCCGACACGGATATCCGGGTGGCGGCGGGGCCGGAGGGGCTTCTGGAGGCGGCGACGCTGCCGGAGGCGGACACAGTGGTCACCGCCGTCATGGGCAGCGTTGGGCTGGAGCCCACGCTGGCGGCTATCCGGGAGAAAAAGCGCATCGCTCTGGCCAATAAGGAGACGCTGGTGTGCGCCGGCGAGCTGGTGATGGCGGAGGCGGAGCGCTGCGGCGCCGAGATCGTGCCGGTGGATTCGGAGCACTCGGCCATTTTCCAGAGCCTGCAGGGCTGCCGGGATCGCCGGGAGGTAAAGCGTCTGCTGCTGACCTGCTCCGGCGGGCCGTTTTTCGGTCTGAGCCATGAGGAACTGGAGCATAAGACTCCGGCGGACGCTTTGAAGCACCCTAACTGGAGCATGGGGGCCAAGATCACCATCGACTCGGCCACCCTCATGAACAAGGGACTGGAGATCATCGAGGCCATGCGGCTGTACCGGCTGCCGGTGGAGCAGGTGGAGGCGGTGATCCACCGCCAGAGCATCGTCCATTCGCTGGTGGAGTACCGGGACGGGGCCATGATCGCCCAGCTGGGGACGGCGGATATGAAGCTGCCCATCCGCTACGCCTTCACATGGCCCTATCGGGCCGAGACACCGGATCGGACGCTGGATCTGCTGTCCTGCGGGCCGCTGACCTTTCAGGCACCGGATACGGAAGCGTTTCCATGCCTTGCCCTTGCCCGTCAGTGCGCCCGAACCGGCGGCACCGCCTGCGCCATCATGAACGGTGCCAACGAGGAGGCCGTAGGCCTGTTCCTGCGGCAGGAGATCGGCTTTAACGATATCGCCCGGCGGGTGGAGGATGCCCTGTGCCGGGTGGAGGTGAAATATACGCCCTCTCTGGAGGATATACTGGAGGCAGACAGACTGGCCCGTGCCGCTGTACTGAACCGGTAG
- the mltG gene encoding endolytic transglycosylase MltG encodes MADRKNNETTSWNADEVRRQQTQRKQRKKMRRTRFWAIYCAGVVLGSCLLAGLGWLMVNDVCALNKAPLTATVEIEKGDSVGQIASKLKKAGIIKYKLLFVITSPLFHAKDTIQPGSYELNTDMDYNCIIDSMQQGSSVAGTVKVTIPEGYSVQETIQLLADSDVSNVEDLTEAAKNHVFDYTFVDNENLGSITRLEGFLFPDTYEFFHKEDAVSALDRLLSNFQTRVSGELLTDIENSQYSLREIVTLASIIEKEAIGDDEERANISSVFYNRLSGDNSEIGTALQSDATIYYALHIAGMDDTQFSTDLDSPYNTYKHGGLPAGPICNPSLSSIKAAVHPSDTGYYYFAYGKDGVSHFFRTYDEHLAFVNSDMYAPD; translated from the coding sequence ATGGCAGACCGCAAAAACAACGAGACCACCAGCTGGAACGCCGACGAGGTGCGCCGCCAGCAGACTCAGCGCAAGCAGCGCAAGAAAATGCGCCGGACCCGTTTCTGGGCCATCTACTGTGCCGGTGTGGTGCTGGGCTCCTGCCTGCTGGCGGGACTGGGCTGGCTCATGGTCAATGACGTGTGCGCCCTGAACAAGGCACCTCTCACCGCCACGGTGGAGATCGAAAAAGGCGACTCCGTGGGGCAGATCGCCTCCAAGCTGAAGAAGGCGGGCATCATCAAATATAAGCTGCTGTTCGTCATCACCAGTCCCCTCTTCCACGCCAAGGACACCATCCAGCCCGGCAGCTACGAGCTCAACACAGACATGGACTACAACTGCATCATCGACTCCATGCAGCAGGGCTCCTCTGTGGCCGGGACGGTGAAGGTCACCATCCCGGAGGGCTACTCCGTGCAGGAGACCATCCAACTGCTGGCCGACAGCGACGTGTCCAACGTGGAGGACCTGACGGAGGCCGCCAAGAACCATGTGTTCGACTACACCTTTGTGGATAACGAGAATCTGGGCAGCATCACCCGGCTGGAGGGCTTCCTCTTCCCGGATACCTACGAGTTCTTCCACAAGGAGGACGCCGTCTCTGCGCTGGATCGCCTGCTCTCCAACTTCCAGACCCGTGTCAGCGGCGAGCTGCTGACGGATATCGAGAACTCCCAGTACAGCCTCCGTGAGATCGTCACACTGGCCTCCATCATCGAAAAGGAGGCCATCGGTGACGACGAGGAGCGGGCCAACATCTCCTCCGTGTTCTATAACCGCCTCAGCGGCGACAACTCCGAGATCGGTACTGCCCTCCAGTCCGATGCTACCATCTACTATGCCCTGCACATCGCCGGCATGGACGATACCCAGTTCTCCACGGATCTGGACAGCCCCTACAACACCTATAAGCACGGCGGCCTCCCCGCCGGCCCCATCTGCAACCCCAGTTTGTCCTCCATCAAGGCGGCGGTGCATCCCAGCGACACCGGCTACTACTACTTTGCCTACGGCAAGGATGGAGTCAGCCACTTCTTCCGTACCTATGACGAGCATCTGGCCTTCGTCAACAGCGATATGTACGCCCCGGATTGA